AAgaacagaaatattttccaCTTTCTTGGAAATGATATCTTTGTTTAGAACGCGCGATTCGATTTAATTCTTTACAAAGAACGGATCGCATGATCCATATATGAAGAAAACTAGcatctatatataaatctatataaattaaaaattaaagtttgcaaaaatatcaGTATCGGACAATGAGAAGTCGCGTGAGACGGAATATTCGGAACGGCGAAGACGTGATCATCTTCCAGTTCTATCCAATGACGCGACGAGAGGAATGCGGTTCTcgaatatgttaaatattccgTTCGTTATCTCGACGATTGATTAATTCCCTTCCAACCTGCCGGCCAGTGGAAAACCACGCGATTAATTTCGCCGAGGCCGCGCTCCCTTTCACGCCTTTCGTGAAAACGAGGAATCGTTAGACGATCGATATCATTTTCGCGTGTAGCACGTATCGAAAATGAATGCGCATAAATCATGAATTTCCGTTGCCACGAACGAGTCGTGGGAATCATTCTCGCGTGGCCACGAGGCGCGCCGTAACGAACGCCCGTCCTTCGGTCCCcatcgcgcgacgacgacgacgtcatCGTCGCGCGGTGACACGCGCGGCGGCGGATTTTAAAAGCGACGCGCGACACGTCGACGCGCGCAGTCGGTCCTAGGAGACGGCCCGTGGTGCTCGTGTTTCTTCTCGATCTCTTCGCCTCGTACTTTTTCCCCTCGCTTCGAGGTTAATCTTCGCGGGCGACCGAACGACTGTCACCGGTGGTCACTCGTGTGATTTGGCGGTCGAGAGGAACGGTGCTCTGCGAAGCGGGAACCTTTCGCGCGCTCGCTTTCGTCATGACGGAGGAAAGCCGCAGGGAAGTCCGCGTCTGGTGTGACGGATGGTGAGTAGTCGAGTACCCATCTGGCGCGACGTGGAGCGTCCCTTCGCGCGCCCGAGTGTCAAAAGGGCCGGCAACGACGTCGAGCGGCTAGCTCGCCATGTGTGACGTGCCGCCGTCTCATCGGTCGCGACGTGCACGCGATAAAAGCGACGCCCACGTGCGTCAGTGCTCCGGTTCTCGGCGGCGCGACGTGGATCTCCTCGCCGCGAGCCTCGCCCGTGGGACGTGCGAGCGATCGATGGGACACCTCGCCGTCGCGCCACGTCTAACCCTCACAGACAAGACGGAGCGAGCGTAATCGCGTTCCCCGAACGTTCCCTCTCGGTCTACGTGCAATCGTCGGCGacgaagggaagagagagaaacggaatcGTCTCGGTGCTGAAACTTTCTCCCGCCTCCCCGGATTCCTCCCTTCGCCCCGCGCAGTCgtcgataatttatttatgtcagTATTATGGATTTGTGTGACGAAGTGGCGTGACTTCGCGGTGTGAAAGAGAGCTCGAGAAGGGGAAACTCGTTTCGAGTGTGAGGTGCGCGTTAAGTTGGTCGAGGCACCGAACGACCGGATTTCACGCGCGACCACGGCCTTAAAGGGTTAATCAGCGTTATCTGGTTGGAGCCGGTGACATAATTCGGAGCATCATGCGTCTCCTCGCGTCGCCCCGCGTCCGGATAAAACGGCGCAGGCTGATACGTGGCCTTCGTTTCGGCACCGGCGCCGAATTCAAGCTGTTATGCCTCTAAAACGTGTAAATTACAAGCTATACAATGTACGAAAGAGgcttcttccttcttccttgACTGAGCAacagtattaaaatattggaacAAATTATTCGCATATTTTTGTTGAATAGCACCGTCAGCATGAAAATCGTGCGAAATGATTTATTCGATCAGTGATTAAGCGTGATTatgcataaaatacataattaagaatgcatgaaaaatgtataaaatatgcaaaaattgCTGACATTCGTATATAATGGACTTGTTTGTGACTTATTTATGttgattttactttttttgtcAGAATTTGTCAGAGTTTCCTTGAAACATGAGCCTGTTTTTCTGTAAACTTGTGTATCCGCATTTTCATGCACGAGCGCAGTATTATCGAGTGAATGATGAAATGTAAATGCAAATAGTAGTAAATTAATATGTCTTAACTCGACAAATTATAATGATTTCGCGGAAACGTCGGGTATGAAAATTGATACGTTATCAACGTTATACGGTTATACTTTAGTtttcgcgttatcgcgcgacCGATATAGTAATTATCTACGTAATTTTATGTTCAAGATCCGTTGATAGAATATACATTTcttaaatgattattaaattgGTCTTGATCGGAAATTCCGCGCagataaaattgaaatcttGCCCATCAAATTCAGTTGATAGATAAATATAGTCTAGATATatttgtgtgtatatgtatataactatatatgtatatgtatatatttttatttattgataaattcgTGTTTTCTATACGTTTTCAGAATGAACAttgaattttctattaatgtaacttgaataatattatctactttcaatgttttatatgtatgtCACAATATTAATTCAATGATTATTTAATCACTTTAACcctacatatacatataacatgtTACTGATTGCAGTTATGATATGGTGCACTTTGGTCATGCAAATTCCCTGAGGCAGGCGAAAGCATTGGGCGATTATTTGGTGGTAGGCGTCCACAACGATGAAGAAATTGCGAGGCACAAAGGCCCTCCTGTTTTCACCGAACAAGAAAGGTATTTTTCTATTCTGCCGTTTGCTTCGTCAGCGGAAGTTACGTAAGGAATAatgatcgctcgcgcgagtttgATTATCATCGTGGAACtgattattatgtattaatgaATCTGTCAAATTCGTGCATTTACTTCCTTGACTCGCGTTGAATTGGCATTGCtagtacataaatatttttcattaattatttcctgTATTTTTCTCTAgtgtaataaatgttaaacagTAGTTTTCATAATACTACTCTAATCTAACTAttgttttcatatatattgtaattattgaaggcaattatatttaattaaatacgatCAGTAACAATTGAcgataatatgaatatttttcggAATATTGTCACGAACATGAGTCATCAGAACACAATTTATGTTTTTCTCATGCATTATGTATGATTGACATTAGCGATTTTGACGCAAAAATGTCTTAGTCATTATATAGAAGATGTTTGCATGAGGTCTTCCAAATTACTGgctagaaatgttaaaaaattaatatattccacAACCATATCTTAGAACTGATAAACAATTCTGAAACCTTGACATTTTAGGTCAATGTCTTGCTGCCTAAGGAAAAAGCAATAGCTAAAGAACACAATAACATTACCATAAAAAAAGAACCTTGCcagcaaaataatttattaatcttgcCATAATTCCTTAAAGAAACATTTCAAATCGTCTGttatttacgaaatttttgatgaaaaatcGCTCAAATGTATGGATGACAGTAATAATGATAAcgtaattttatgaataaacaATATCAgcgaattaattttgtttatagaTACAAAATGGTGCGCGGCATCAAGTGGGTAGATGAGGTAGTCGAGGCTGCACCTTATGTCACCACGTTAGAAACATTAGACAAGTACAACTGTGATTTTTGCGTTCACGGCGACGACATCACGATGACGGCCGACGGCGTAGACACGTATCACTTGGTCAAGACGGCCGGTCGTTACAGGTACAGTTCCACGTTCCatttgagaaagaaaaaaagaaacaatacgTCGTAAAATCGctgaatgaaaaattatacgaTCGAATAAACAGGTCTGAAATCGCGCAACCGTCTTACGAAGACCTTCGATGATTTCAGAGAAGTACAGCGGACGGCTGGCGTCTCGACGACTGATCTTGTAGGACGCATGCTGCTGATGACGCGACAACACTTTCGGCAGGGCGACAATGAGTACAGTGTCGACAGAGAACCAAGCAAGCGCATGGGCCAGGACCGGAGTGCGCGGAGTCCGTGGACCGGCTGCTCGCAGTTCTTGCCGACCACCCAGAAGATCATACAGTTCAGTGACGGCAAGAGTCCGCAGCCAGGCGACAAGATCGTGTACGTCGCAGGCGCGTTTGATCTCTTCCACGTTGGCCACCTGGACTTCCTGGAGGTTGCCAAGAAGGAGGGCGATTATCTTATAGTCGGCTTGCACACGGATCCCGCCGTTAATCGGTACAAGTGTGGCAATCATCCCATCATGAATCTTCACGAACGTGTCCTCAGTGTGCTAGCGTGTAAGGTGAGTCTCGCTTCTGCTAGTTATGCAACGCAGAAATTTAATAGTAAATCCGcggagaaatataaattgttaaataatttttaatgttaaacaattttaaatgttaaataattttttttagtttttgtgaaattacatttttatcggCTGAAGAATCAGTTCGTGCTGTTTCACGTTTGACAATGAAAATGAATTCTGCCCGAATGAATGTCTTCTGGTTTCTCATTTCATTTGTCTTTGGGTTTACAGTATGTGAACGAGGTCGTAATTGGCGCACCGTACGAAGTTACGAGAGAGCTGATGGAGCATTTCAATGTTTCCGTCGTGTGTCACGGGCAGACTCCTATAATGCCGTGCGAGGACGGTTCGGATCCGTACGCGGAGCCCAAGAAACAAAGTAAATTCAAATTACTGGATAGCGGTAACGACATGACGACGGAAAAAATAGTCGAGAGGATCATTCTTCATAGGTATGTATTGcctttattagaatatttgtctatgagacaaagaaactttttgGCAGCAATTCTATATGTTCTacgctttattttataattgcataattaaaattttatattttcttttatgttttcttttctgtatatatattaatatgttgtGCAAATGGTTTTTAGTATCTTGAGTAAACGTTTTATATCGAATTTACGTGTCACTTCAAACATCCTCAATTTGATTACGTAAAAAGTGAGATATATTTCCGCAAGATTTTTTACTTGATACCTTCGGTATAATCATGCGATCGAGATACGTGTATGATAATTATTTGAGCAAGTACtgacatatatgtatacacgttACTATCACCACCACATGGATGATACATTATCGCAATGTGATTATATATCGTATTAACTTTCATTCTCGAATCACCATATCCGGTTAGATATCTGCGAAATTGAAGTATAAATATGttcttagaaaatataatgcTCTTCTATAATGCTTATATTTGCGCCTGTAAATTGCAAAAGTTGGATATTTTTAGTTAATCAAAAAAAAGctttaaattcatatattaatttttcgtattttactTTCTATCCCCTTAGGCCGAACGAGCTTTGTACAGTTATAAAGAATTTCAACAaacgtttttaaatattaaatcgcaatttgtgatattattccttttatttccatttattaaGCATTTCGTTGATGGTTGTTTTGTATTCCTCATTCAATTTGCAATAAACGCATGTTTTACTTACTTTGCATTATAATTTGTTATCATCCATTCATCTAATGGGATATGCACAATCTCTtccgcaatatttttcttgagtTCCATATTACGCTCCACTTGTCATCACTCGCAACCGCACCGTAGTAGTAAACTTTTCGGTGACAATTGCATCCGACATATCCCAGCGAACATGCTCCTATCACCGTGTTGATCTAGCGTCTAATTGCAGGTTGGAATACGAGGATAGGAATTTaaggaaggagaaaaaagagCTTGCTGCTTACGAAGCCCTCACGAAGTCTAAGAGAAATGACAGGACTGAATAATTACTTGTTTCGGTTTCCCTTTCGCTCGAACGTGCGCAGAGTGTACACGTGTGATAATTAAGATCTTATAACAATCATTATGTAAATATGATATCACACACCGacacttaatttattaattgtttcgaAATGCCTTACACAGAGCTGAAGCAGATATTTATAGTCGTTCGATGTGCTAGAAGCGCCGATTTTACGATACGGAGAAATCAGCATTTATTTGTTGTAATGTgcaacaaaacaaaacaacAATAACTGTGAAATGGGAATATTTCATGTGCAAAGTGTGCCAGAGTTATCGCCACttcttcatttctttattcttATGCCAGTCTTGAATCTATTTTTCCTTAGTAGAAACATGAATTGCTTACTTAAAGTTTTCAAGTAGAAAAGAACAGAAAATTAAGTATCATTTGCTGTTTACTTCTTAAATCAAAATTAGCTTTTCAATTTTCTGACGTTCTTGCCGTTCAGGGATGATGAGACAAAAGACTTGATGCTATTAATAGGTACGCGATTCTTTTCTCTGAATCGATTCTTACATCGCGAGAGATAGAGCTCAAGGCTTTGGGTCCCGATAAGTGTGTGCACTGTGTGTTCGTTATCACGGTGCTATCTGCACCGTGACaaagaagaatattaaaaatgaaacgaCTTAACCGTCGGATTTACTTTCTAGTCGTAGGCGACAGTTCTGGAGCGCACTCGGCATATATCTCTACATATCTAAAGATTAAACCTTAAAAGGTTTATCTTATAGATACATCGCGTGTTACGGGCCTTCGAGTATAAGTATGCGTAGCAATTATTGTTCTACGGAACGCGATGTTGAGTCGTTGTGATGTCGTTGCTTAACTCAGCTGTTGAAAATAATCGTAATTATTGTGTAAGTAATTGTGCGAGAGACACTTTACaggaacaaaaaaaaacagttttatcgTCAAATTGTTGAATTTCAAGGATTTTTGCACGTGCACCGTTCTCTTTCGCGCGCGGTCGTTCCGTCGTTTTACATTTACTCTATCATCtgttttttatatgtttctcaTGTATGTtagagattattatatttgctgTTCGATTTTTTGTTCGAAATTTGGAAGCTTTTGAACAAACGCAGTTGAGTTGAACTGAAAAGCGATGTTCGGTCTTCAGGAAACGATTACTTCTCATCGTGCAATAAattctatattcttttttacatttacgaAACTTTTTATGCGAATTACACAGCGAAAGCGTGTCTGAGCGCAGCTCGTAAGCAAGTGTATCCCGTACATTCAGAAATCATGTAACTATTGGCAGGCTAGACGAACTTAGACTCGATTCGGTCTAATTAATCGGAAGTTCCTAAAAGCGTTTACAGATGCCTACCGTACGTTTCGCGGCGATGCGATTTTATCCATTACTGACACTAGTAGTTTTATGCTGGCTGAATACCGAACGGTTCACAACAGACACATCCGGATGTGTTTCGTGAGTAGATGTAGTAAGTAACGCGTCGACTAACTCGCTACGCGGTGGACAGATTCATCGAACGAATTACTACGACGTGTAATTTAAGTATTAAGATTTTCTAATGCGAAATTAGAGAGTACCGTACACCCGAAAATATATCAGCGGAGCCAAAGAAGTTAGATTTTAGAGCGCGATAGACTCGGATAGACTGAGTAGATGAATAAACAGCCTGGAACACCTCATGTAACGAAACAAGTTCCTCCATACGCGGACGGCATGTACGccgataaatttataacgacAGTTGGGATTTATGCAGGAATATTGTACAGTTAACGTGATTTTCTACAGGAGAGAGTCGACGCTGAGAAGAAATTGTAATGcgcagaatatatatatatatatatatatatatatattgtttgatcttttattttataataaatactcaTTGTACACGATAATCTACGTCTAGTCGCGTTTATAGTGTGTCACACTCTTTAATTACCTCTCCGCGCGGATTGCTAAGGATTATCGATCCTCGCGCTGCGCTACTTTGCGCGGCGTATTTAGAATGCATCTCTtcattcgattattattattattattattattattattattattattattag
The Ooceraea biroi isolate clonal line C1 chromosome 4, Obir_v5.4, whole genome shotgun sequence genome window above contains:
- the LOC105278412 gene encoding ethanolamine-phosphate cytidylyltransferase isoform X1; this encodes MTEESRREVRVWCDGCYDMVHFGHANSLRQAKALGDYLVVGVHNDEEIARHKGPPVFTEQERYKMVRGIKWVDEVVEAAPYVTTLETLDKYNCDFCVHGDDITMTADGVDTYHLVKTAGRYREVQRTAGVSTTDLVGRMLLMTRQHFRQGDNEYSVDREPSKRMGQDRSARSPWTGCSQFLPTTQKIIQFSDGKSPQPGDKIVYVAGAFDLFHVGHLDFLEVAKKEGDYLIVGLHTDPAVNRYKCGNHPIMNLHERVLSVLACKYVNEVVIGAPYEVTRELMEHFNVSVVCHGQTPIMPCEDGSDPYAEPKKQSKFKLLDSGNDMTTEKIVERIILHRLEYEDRNLRKEKKELAAYEALTKSKRNDRTE
- the LOC105278412 gene encoding ethanolamine-phosphate cytidylyltransferase isoform X2; this translates as MTEESRREVRVWCDGCYDMVHFGHANSLRQAKALGDYLVVGVHNDEEIARHKGPPVFTEQERYKMVRGIKWVDEVVEAAPYVTTLETLDKYNCDFCVHGDDITMTADGVDTYHLVKTAGRYREVQRTAGVSTTDLVGRMLLMTRQHFRQGDNEYSVDREPSKRMGQDRSARSPWTGCSQFLPTTQKIIQFSDGKSPQPGDKIVYVAGAFDLFHVGHLDFLEVAKKEGDYLIVGLHTDPAVNRYKCGNHPIMNLHERVLSVLACKYVNEVVIGAPYEVTRELMEHFNVSVVCHGQTPIMPCEDGSDPYAEPKKQSKFKLLDSGNDMTTEKIVERIILHRPNELCTVIKNFNKRF
- the LOC105278412 gene encoding ethanolamine-phosphate cytidylyltransferase isoform X3, translated to MVHFGHANSLRQAKALGDYLVVGVHNDEEIARHKGPPVFTEQERYKMVRGIKWVDEVVEAAPYVTTLETLDKYNCDFCVHGDDITMTADGVDTYHLVKTAGRYREVQRTAGVSTTDLVGRMLLMTRQHFRQGDNEYSVDREPSKRMGQDRSARSPWTGCSQFLPTTQKIIQFSDGKSPQPGDKIVYVAGAFDLFHVGHLDFLEVAKKEGDYLIVGLHTDPAVNRYKCGNHPIMNLHERVLSVLACKYVNEVVIGAPYEVTRELMEHFNVSVVCHGQTPIMPCEDGSDPYAEPKKQSKFKLLDSGNDMTTEKIVERIILHRLEYEDRNLRKEKKELAAYEALTKSKRNDRTE
- the LOC105278412 gene encoding ethanolamine-phosphate cytidylyltransferase isoform X4; this encodes MTEESRREVRVWCDGCYDMVHFGHANSLRQAKALGDYLVVGVHNDEEIARHKGPPVFTEQERYKMVRGIKWVDEVVEAAPYVTTLETLDKYNCDFCVHGDDITMTADGVDTYHLVKTAGRYREVQRTAGVSTTDLVGRMLLMTRQHFRQGDNEYSVDREPSKRMGQDRSARSPWTGCSQFLPTTQKIIQFSDGKSPQPGDKIVYVAGAFDLFHVGHLDFLEVAKKEGDYLIVGLHTDPAVNRYKCGNHPIMNLHERVLSVLACKYVNEVVIGAPYEVTRELMEHFNVSVVCHGQTPIMPCEDGSDPYAEPKKQSKFKLLDSGNDMTTEKIVERIILHSV